The nucleotide window GATCGTCCCCTTCCCGGCGGTTCCCGAGGGTGCCGTCACCCAGGGCCACGGCGTCATCGACGTCTCCATCACCGCCCACCCGGGCCAGCCCGCCGCGGTGGCCCTGATGTCCATGGTGGCCGAGCTCGGCGGCGATATCGCCGCCGGGGTCTTCGAGACCATCGGCACCGCCCAGATCGGCCGCCTGGCCATCACCGTCCCGACTGACGACGTCGAGGGCGCCATCACCGCCCTGCGCAACGCCGGCGTCACCGCGGAGGTCCGCTCATGAGTGCCCTGACGACCACAGCCCCACTGGCATCCCGGCTCCTCCTGGGGGCCGCCAAGAACTCGGGTACCTGGTTCGACAACCCGGTCATTCAGCGCAAGCTCGGGCTCGCCACCGCCCAGACCCTCCAGATGACCTTCGTCTCCGGGGCGCTGACCATCCTGTTCGGGCTGCTGCTCGGACTGGCGCTGGTGGCCACCGGCAAGCGGGGGCTGCACGCCAATGCCACCATCAACATGGTGCTCTCCCAGCTGGTCAACATCGGCCGCTCCATGCCCTTCATCATCCTCATGGTGGCCATCGTCCCGCTGACCCGCCTCATCGTCGGCACCTCCCTGGGCTGGCAGGCGGCCTGCGTGCCCCTGACCATCGGGGCCATCCCCTTCTACGCCCGCCTGGTGGAGACCGCGGTGGGCAATGTCGAGCACGGCAAGGTCGAGGCGGCCCTCATGATGGGCGCCTCGGAGCGCCAGATCACCTGGGGTGTCCTCGTGCGAGAGGCCCTGCCCACCCTCATCCAGGCGGCCACCGTCACCATCATCACCCTGCTCAGCTACTCGGCCATGGCCGGGGCCGTGGGCGGTGGCGGCCTGGGCGACCTGGCCATCCAGTACGGCTACCAGCGCTACCAGCTCGACGTCATGATCATCACCGTCGTGCTCATCCTGCTCATCGTCGCCGCCATCCAGGTGGTCGGCGACATGCTCAGCCGGCTGGTGGACCACCGCTGAGGCGCCCGCCAGCCGGAGAGCCGCAGGCACCGGCCCAGCACCATCACGACCCTCAACGCATCCGACCCCGCCCGACGGCGATGGGCGCCCGCCCATGTCATCGCACCGGCCCGGGCAGTAGACCCAGCCCTGAAAGGAACCCCCATGTCCGCAACCATCCCCCGCCGCACCTTCTCCGTCGGCCTGGTCGCCGCCGTCGGCGCCACCCTGGCCGCCTGCAGCTCGGACTCCGGCGTCAGCGGTATCACCAAGGAGGGCGAGACCTCGGTCATCTCCGTGGGCGCCTCCCCCCAGCCCCACGTCACTATCCTCCAGTTCGTCCAGGACAATCTGGTGGAGGGATCGGGCATCAGCCTGGACATCGTGGAGATCAACGACTACCAGACGCCCAACACCTCCCTTGATGACGGCTCCCTGGCCGCCAACTTCTTCCAGACCCCCAACTACCTGGCCCAGCAGATCAAGGACAAGGGCTTCGACTTCGTGGCCATCTCCGACGTCCACATCGAGCCCCTGGGCCTGTACTCCTCCAAGGTCGCCTCGGTGGATGAGATCCCCTCGGGCGGCGAGATCATCCTCAACTCCGACCCGGCCAACACCGCCCGTGGCCTCAAGCTCCTGGCCCAGGCCGGGCTCATCGAGCTCGATGCCGCCGTGGAGCAGCCGGCCGACACCGACATCACCTCCAACCCCAAGAACCTCACCTTCACCACCGTTGATGGGGCCCAGGTGGCCCGCTCCATGCAGGATGCGGACGCCGCCGTCATCAACGGCAACTACGCCATCGAGGCGGGCCTGGTGCCCAGCAAGGACGCCCTGGAGCTGGAGAAGGCGGAGAACAGCCCCTACGTCAACCAGCTGGTGGTGCGCACGGAGGACAAGGACAACGCCGACCTCAAGAAGCTCGCCGAGCTGCTCAACCGCGAGGAGGTGCGCTCCTTCATTCAGGAGACCTGGACCGACGGCTCCGTCCTGCCCGCCTTCTGAGGGCCGCTCCTCCCGCTGTTGCACATCTTCAGGCCCCCTGCGGGGTGGTGACTCCGACTTCTCCGCATGGATGCGTCGGCGTCACGGCTGAAGATGTGCAACGGGCGGGGTGGGCGCGGCTCAGGCCGCCATGGCGGCGCCCAGGAGCACCAGGCGCAGGGTGCGCTCGGTGGCGTCGGCCAGGAGCTCCTCCGCCCGGGCCACCGCCTCCCCGAGCTCCATGGGCGCCGGGATCATCCCCGCCACCGCGTCGATCCCGGCGGCATGGACATCCGCGGCCCCCCGGCCGATGGTGCCCGCCAGGGCGATCACCGGCCTGCCCGCCCGCTTGGCCCGGCGCGCCACCTCGGCCGGGATCTTCCCGCGGGGGGTCTGGAAGTCCACCGCCCCCTCCGCGGTGAGCACCAGATCCGCCTGGGCGATGAGCCCGTCAACATCCATGCCGCAGCGCTCGGCATCCATGAACACCTCGAACCGGGAGAGCAGCTGGGCGCCGGTGCCCGCCGCGAGCCCCGCCCCCAGGCCGCCCGAGGCCCCCGTACCGGGGCCGGTCAGCAGGTCGCGTCCCCCCACCTGCTCGGGGAAGGCGCCGGCCAGCAGCCCAGCCCAGTGCGCCAGCCCGGCATCCAGGGCCTCGACCTGCTCGGGAGTGGCGCCCTTCTGAGGGCCGAAGACCCGGGCCACCCCCCGCTCCCCGGTCAGGAGATTGTGCATATTGCCCGCCACCAGGATCTCGGTGCTGGCCAGGCGGGGGTCCATGCCCGAGGTATCGATGCGATCCACCCGGGCCAGATTGCTGCCGGTGGGCTCGACCTCGCGCCCCTGGGCATCCAGCAGTCGGGTGCCCAGGGCCACCAGCGCCCCGGCCCCGCCGTCACAGGTCCCCGAGTCCCCGCAGCCGATGATGATGCGGTGCGCCCCGGCGTCGAGGGCCACCGTGATGAGCTCGCCGACGCCGCGGGTGGTGGTGGCGCCCGGGTCGCGCACATCGGCGGGCACCAGGCGCAGCCCGGCGGCGGCCGCCATCTCGATGAGCCAGGTGCCCGTCGAGGCGCCCCCGAGCCGGGCCAGGTGGGAGGCCACGGGCTGTCCCACCGGTCCGGTCACGCGCGCCGCCACCAGCTCGCCGCCAGTGGCGCGGGCCATCGTGGCGGCCGAGCCCTCGCCGCCGTCGACCAGCGGCAGCTCGTCGACGACGGCGCCGGGCAGGACCCGACGCACCCCGCGGGCCACCGCCTGGCAGACCTCCTCGGGGGACATGCTCTCCTTGAAGCCCGAGGGGGCGATGACGATACGTGTGGGAATGGTCGTGGACATGGAATCCTCCCGTGGTTCGAGCGGTCGTGGATGCGTCAGGATCAGATGCGGTTCGGTCGGTGGTCAGGGGTGGGCTCGGGCGGTGGTTCGGTTGGTGGATGACATCGGGCATGACGCTGAGGGTGCCGGGCCGGGGCACCGGGTGGGCGAGCTGGGCCGGGTCCGCTACCAGCCCAGGCCCAGCGCCGGCCAGAGCCAGGCGCTGCATGCCAGGACCAGCAGGGCCATGGCGGGGCCCAGGATGAGCGACAGGCGCCTCAGGTCCGCCGGGGTGAAGGTCTCGACCTCCTCGGCGGAGGCGAACATGGCCACCGGCTTGGCCGAGGAGGGCAGTGTGTGGCAGAAGCCCGCCGCCGCGGTCGAGGCGAAGGCCGCTGCCGCCGGGTCGACGCCGACGGCGGGGGCCAGCGCCACCACGATCGGCACCAGTACCGCCGAGCGCGCCGAGCGGGACTGGATGACCAGGTGGGCCGCCGTCGAGAGCAGGACCACGGCCACCATGAAGGGCCACGGGGAGCTGATCGACAGGGCGGTGAAGGCGGTGGAGGCCACCCACTGGGCCGCGCCGGTATTGACCAGGGCGTCGCCCATGGCCAGGGTCGCGGCCATGAACACCAGCAGCGACCAGGGCGCCTTGCCCAGGGCCTTCTTCAGCGACACCGCGCCGTACCCGGGCAGGGCGGTGACCAGGACCCCCACCAGGGCCACGATCGCCGGGTCGATGCCGTGCAGGGACTCGGTGCACCACAGGACCACCACGGTGCCCAGCAGGAGGGCCGCCCGGTTCTCCACCTGGGTCAGGGGGCCGGTCAGCGGCGTCGCGGAGCCCGCGGCCAGGTCCTCCATGGCGATGCTGATGCGCTGGCGCATGTCGGCGCGGCGGGTGAACAGGGCCAGGATGAGCTCGGTGGCCAGGTGGCTGGACAGGGCCGCCAGGGGCAGGCCCAGCAGCAGCCAGCTGGCGAAGGAGAAGTCCCGGCTCCCGGCCGCGGCCACGATATGCGCGGTCACCAGATGCGCCCCAGCGCCCAGGAAGGAGCCGACCGCCGAGAGCAGGATGACGGTGGGGAAGACCAGGGACAGGGCGTGGACCAGACGGGCTCGGGCCCGGCGCTGGCGGCCGCTGTCCTGGGGCCGGGCCTGCAGCGCCCTGGCAATGGCCACGAACACCGGCAGCAGCAGGGCCGCCCGCCCCGAGGTGGAGGGAGCCGCGAAGACCGTGCCCACGATGGCTGCGGTGATGAGATGGAACAGGACGCGGGGCCGGTCGGTGCCGGTGACCAGCCAGGCGGCGGCCCGGGCGGTCAGGCCCGAGGCCGTGACCCCCACGGCGATGACGAAGGCGGCCACGAGCAGCCAGATCGTGTCATCCCCGAGGCTGGAGAACAGCTCCTTGGGGCTCAGCGAGCCGCTGAGTACCAGGGCTGTGCCCGCGCCCAGCGACACATAGGTGTCATCGAGCCTGGTGAAGGCCCAGGCCCACACCGCCAGGACGAAGACGATGAGCGTGATGGAGGCCGGCAGGGAGGGGCCCTCGGGGGAGAGCGCATGCGCCACTGCGATGCCCGCGCACAGGGCCAGGGCCACCGTGGCGGACAGGATGCGGCCCCAGGGGATGCTCCGCGCGCGGGGCTCCTGGTCGGCCTCCTTCGGTGCCAGTGAGAGCGGCAGGGTCTCCAGGGTCGTCATGAGGCGCCCCCTGGGCTCAGGGGCGAGGAGACCGAGGCCGACGGCGCAGGCGCGGCGTCGTCGTGACGGCGCAGGGACCAGGCCGGGCCCGCGGGGATGCGCATCCCCACCGTGGCTCCCTGTCCGGGAGCGGAGCTGATGAAGACGGTGCCGTCGTGGGCGTCGGCGATCGCGCGGACGATGGCCAGGCCCAGTCCGGCGCCCCGGCGCCGGGAGCCGGCCTCCTCCTGGGTGAAGCGCTCGAAGAGCCAGTCGACGTCCTCGGTGCGCACCCCGGGGCCGGCATCGGTCACGGAGATCTCCAGGCCGCTGCGGCCGTAGCTGTCCGTCGTCGGCGCGATGCGCAGCCGGAGGGGACCGGTGCCCCCGTGCTGGAGGGCGTTGCGGGCCAGGTGGGAGACGGCCTGGCGGATGCGCTGAGCATCGAGGGCGGCGGTGCCCGCCGCCAGGACCTGGGGGCGCCAGCGCCCGGGGGCCTGCGCCTCCAGGTCGGCCTGCAGGGTGCCGGCCAGCTCCAGGACCTCGACCTGCTGATCGGGGTGCACGAAATCGCGGCGCTCGGCCTGGGCCAGGGTGTGCAGATCCTCCAGCACCCCCAGGAGCCCGGCGATCGTGGCGCGCTGCTCACGGGCCTGCGCGGTGGCCGGTGCGGCGGCCAGCTGGGCGTCCATGGTGCTCAGCGGCTCGGCGAGCTCGCTGTGCGCGCGGGTGATGAACTGGGTCTGGCCGGTGAAGGCCTCCTCCAGTCGGTCGAGCATCCCGTTGAAGGATGAGGTCAGGGCGGCGATGTCGTCGCGCCCGTGCACGGGCAGGCGGTGGGTCAGGTCCTGCTCGGTGATGGAGCGGGCCGCCTCCCCCAGGGCGCGCAGAGGTCGCAGGATCTGCCGGGAGACGAGCAGCCCGATGAGCCCGGTGAGGACCAGGACGGCGGCGCCGATACCCGCCATGAGCCAGATCGTGGAGTTGAGCGTGGTCACGTGCGGCCCGGTGAAGCTGATCGCGATGAAGGACAGGTGCTGCTGGGGATCCTCCGGCTGGAGCTCGACCCGGGCCCAGCGGATCTCCCCGTTGCCGTACTCGGTGGCCCCTGAGGGGGACTGGATCATCTGGGTGAACAGGGGGTCGGACAGGCTCAGGTCGAGCCGGGGGGTGTTCTCCCCCGAGAGCTGCTCCGCCTTCCCGGTGGAGTGGTTGACCACGACGACGGACTCGTGCTCGGCGAAGTGCTGGCGGGACAGGAAGACCTCTACCAGGCTGGTGGTGGAGGTGAAGGGCTTGGAGGTGGCGGGATCGAGCCCGGTGGCGGCGAAGCGCTGGAGCTCGGTGACCTCCTGGGTCACCTCCTCGTTGGCCCTCTGGGCAATGTCGGCCATGAGGGTGGAGCGCACGGAGACGACCATGGTCACCAGGCCCAGGGCCACGACGAACAGCATCCAGGCCACGATGCGCAGCCGTGCGGGGATGCGGGAGCCGTCGGCTCTCCGGGGTGTGGGGGCCTGCGCGGGGGTGGTGCGATCGGACATGCGCTCAACCCCCCTGCGCGCCGCCACTGAGGTGGACGACGTCGGGTGCCTGGGGCGGGCCCGGCATGAAGGCCAGACTCTCCGCCGCCAGTGCCAGCAGGACGGGGACGAGCATGACGACGGCGAGGGCGAGAATGCGGCGTGCGCTGTTCATGCCACCCAGTGTTTCGGCCCTGTCGCAGGGCCTCCCGAGACCAGGCTTAGTGTTTTCTTATGTAGCGGGCGTGTGACGGCGTCGAGGGTCTGCGGCCGCTGCCGGGCCCTGGGGTCATGAAGCCGTCACGGTTGAGTCAAGAGTTGGGAACGAGTGGCCTGGGCGCATTGCCGGGCGCCCACGGGCGGGCATAGCCTCTGCCTCCCGCTGATGGTGTGTCGCGGGCAGGAGTGGAAGAAAGGGAAGCGGCGGCTTGATGGGACTGACTGCCCGCCTGAGGGGAGTGCTGGATAGGCACCGGTTCGCACTCGTGGCCTTCGTGGGAGTGATGGTGGTGCTCCTGGCTGTGGTGATCCCGGCCCGGGCGCAGGCGGTGCGCACTGGCGACCTGCAGGTCTCTGTGCGCGTCACCGGGGCGCCGGCGGGGCTGGTGCGCGACTACCTGCTGGACTACACCTGCACCGACGGCCAGGAGGGCACGGTCAGTGCCCGGGGCTCGGGTGCCCCGACCGTTGTCGAGGGGGTCTTCCCCATGGGGACGCGCTGCACGGTGACGGCCGACGCCGAGGATCTGGACCTGCCCGGCTACGTCGTCGAGCCCAGGCAGGGGCGGTCGGTGGCCGGGAGCTCGGTGGTCATCGCCGGTAGCGCGGGCGGTGGGCCGACAGCCGCGGTGGTCGAGGTCGATTACCGGGCCGCCTGCACCGGGGTGCTGCACGAGGCCCGGACCGGCGGCTGCGCGGGCCGGTGAGCCCGCCGCGATACCGCCCCGAGCCCGCCCGCGTCTGGCCGATCCGCGTAGTATGGGGGCCACCACTCCTCTGACGGAGGTATGTCGATGATCCGCAGCATTCATGAGCGCACGATCAACGCCCCAGCCCAGGACCTGGCCCCGTTGCTGGATGGGCTGGGCGGCGAGGGGGACCGGCTGTGGCCCAGCGAGCGCTGGGTGCCAATGGTGCTGGATCGCCCGCTCGCGGTGGGGGCCGATGGCGGTCACGGCGCCATCCGCTACCGGGTGGTGGAGTACGAGCCCGGCAGGAGGGTGCGCTTCCTGTTCCACCGGACCACGGGCATCGCGGGGATCCACGAGCTCAGCGTGGAGGCACTGGGTGAGCGGCGCTGCCGGGTGCGGCACATCCTGCTGGGGCGGGCTCATGGGGTGATGCGGCTCCTGTTCCCGGTGCTCGTGGCGCCGCTGCACGACGCCGTCATCGAGGACCTGCTGGACAAGGCTGAGCGGGCAGCCACCGGTGGGGTGCGTCGCCCGACCCGGCACCCTGCCTGGATCCGCGCATGGTCGCGCTTCGAGGGCCGCGATGGCGCTCGCGGACAAGGCGCGTAAGAAATCCGGGTGGGCCGCTGGAGGCGGTCGGTGGGCGGCGTCGTCGAGCCGGCTGCAGCCGGCGGTCAGTCGACGATGCCGTAGAGGCGGTCGCCGGCGTCGCCCAGGCCCGGGACGATGTAGGCGTGCTCGTTGAGGCGCTCGTCGACGGCGGCGGTGACCACGGTGACGTTGGCCCGCTGGCCGACCGCGGCCTCCAGGGTGGCCACGCCCTCGGGGGCGGCGATGAGGCAGAGGGCGGTGACGTCGCGGGCCCCGCGCTCCAGGAGGTAGTCGATGGCGGCCACCAGGGTGTGGCCGGTGGCGAGCATGGGGTCGATGACGAAGCACTGGCGGCCCGAGAGGTCGTCGGGCAGGCGGTTGGCGTAGGTCTCCACCTCCAGGGTGTCCTCGTCGCGCTTCATGCCCAGGAAGCCGACCTCAGCGGTGGGCAGCAGGCGTGTCATGCCCTCCAGCATTCCCAGGCCGGCCCGCAGGATCGGCACCACGATGGGCTGGGGGGTGGCCAGGCGGCGGCACTGCGCGACGGCCACGGGGGTGGTGATCTCGACCTCCTCAGTGCGGACGTCGCGGGTGGCCTCGTAGGCCAGGAGGGTGACGAGCTCGTCGACGAGCTGGCGGAAGACCGCCGAGGGGGTCCGGGAGTCCCGCAGCACGGAGAGCTTGTGGTCGATGAGGGGGTGGTCGGCGATGTGGAGGCGCATGCCCCCAGCCTACGGTGTCGCCCGCCCCCGCTCCCCCTTCATTTCGACAATTTGCATGAGATCGTACTTCTCCAGGCCCGGAAAAGGCCGATCTCATGCAAATTGTCGAAGGTTGGGGAGGTGGGGGATCCTCACATCTCGACGAGCATGAAGTTGGCGCCGTGGGGGTCGGCTACCGGGAGAATCCGGCCGTAGGGGCTGTCCTGCGGCTCCCCCAGTGCCCTGCCGCCGAGTGCCGGCACGCGCGCCGCGGCCGAGTCGAGATCCTCCACCCCGAAGTAGACCCGCCAGGCCGGAGCGCCCCCGGTGAAGGCCGAGCGCTCCCCGATGCCGCACAGGGGCCCCGTCCCCGGGTCGTTGACGCGGTAGGGCAGGCCCTGGCCGGGCTCCACCTCGCGGGTGCGCCAGCCGAACACCGTCTCGTAGAAGCCGACACCGGCATCCAGCCCATCAGTCAGCACTTCGTACCACAGCGGCATGCCCGCTTCCTGCGGAGCCGCGGGCGCCGGGTCGGTATCGGAGATCATGCCGACCTGTGCGCCCCCAGGATCAGTGACGACGGCGAAGGTGGTCGTGCCGTCCTCGCCCACCTCGGTGCACGGGATGACGACGCCCCCGCCTGCCGCCTCCGCCTGGGTGACAGCCGCCGCGACGTCGTCGACGAGCAGGGTGACCAGCCAGCCGCCATCGTCCTGCTGGCCCTCCTGCGGCTCGAAGGAGGCGATGAGGTGATCGCGGAGCAACACCATCGTGGAGATGCCCGACCCCGGGTCGGCGTCGGCGACCTGCCAGCCCAGCAGCCCGCCGTAGAAGGCTGCCGCGGCCTCGGCATCGGGGGTGTAGAGCTCGAGCCAGCAGGGGCGGCCCGGAGAAGTCGTCGTGGTGACGGTTGAAGCGGCCATCGGTCCTCCAAGGATGTCAAGGATATGAGGGCTCGTTCCTGCGGCCAGGCCCGCGCCGGTCGCCATCGGCCCAGGTGAGGTTGCCCCTACGGTAGGTGGACTGCCCGGCTGTCGACGACTCCGATCCTGCTGTGATCCGGTGGCGCGCATGGGCCGACGACGCATAGCGCCGCGTCCCATCAGCGGTCTGGCAGTGGTTCAGCCGGGCCACAGCGCGGGGAGCGCCACCAGCATGGGATGGTCCCAGGGCTGTGCGGGGCCCACCTCCATGGTGACCACCTCCTCCTGGCCGGACAGACGGTGCGGCCGGGCGACGAGCGGCTCCCGGGGTGCGAGGTGCTCGACGACGTCAGCGCCTCCAGGTGCCAGCGTGACCAGCAGCCAGGGTGCGCCCGGCACCACGGGCAGGCACACCTCGACCACGCCGCGGCGCAGGGCCCCGGTGCATGGCGGACCACAGGGGATCGGCATCGGGAAGGTGCCCACCCACTGGTGGGGCTCCTCGCCGAGCCGTATGCGCAGCGGCGGGGGCACGACGACGCGCACCCGCACTCGCGTCGCGGCCGGCCTCAGCAGGCTCACCGGGGGAAGGCTGGTGTCCGCCAGCCAGTCAGCCGAGCGGCGCAGGGACGCGGGTGGCAGCCCCACGTCTCGGACGAAGCGCCGCGAGAAGGTTCCCACCGAGGTGTAGCCCACCTCGTAGCACGCCTCCGCGACATCCAGGCCCTCGCTGATGAGCAGGCGTTTGGCCTCGTGCAGGCGCCAGGAGGCCAGGTAGCGGATCGGCGAGACGCCCACCACTCGGGTGAAGGAACGGGTGAGGTGGGAGGGGCTGTAGGAGAGGTGGTCGGACAGGTCGTGGATGGTGATCGGCTCGCGGTAGTGATCGCGCAGGAAGCCGGTGGCGTGCAGGGCGAGGGCCTCATGGGGTGCGGGCGCTCGCGGCCTGCGGGAATCCAGGGAGTCCGAGGGTTGCGCACTCATGCCGCCCCTTCTTTTCGACAATTTGCATGAGATCGTACTTCTCCAGGCCTGGAAAAGGCCGATCTCATGCAAATTGTCGAAGGTTGGGGGCCTGGGGTCCCAGGCTGCGGGGGGCGGGGCGCACTACCGTCGGGCCAGGCGCACCGGGGCGCCAAGCCGCAGACGATGGCAAGCGACAGGGGAGGCCGTGGGCGCACAGGCATGCGTGGAGGAT belongs to Actinomyces capricornis and includes:
- a CDS encoding methionine ABC transporter permease, whose translation is MSALTTTAPLASRLLLGAAKNSGTWFDNPVIQRKLGLATAQTLQMTFVSGALTILFGLLLGLALVATGKRGLHANATINMVLSQLVNIGRSMPFIILMVAIVPLTRLIVGTSLGWQAACVPLTIGAIPFYARLVETAVGNVEHGKVEAALMMGASERQITWGVLVREALPTLIQAATVTIITLLSYSAMAGAVGGGGLGDLAIQYGYQRYQLDVMIITVVLILLIVAAIQVVGDMLSRLVDHR
- a CDS encoding MetQ/NlpA family ABC transporter substrate-binding protein is translated as MSATIPRRTFSVGLVAAVGATLAACSSDSGVSGITKEGETSVISVGASPQPHVTILQFVQDNLVEGSGISLDIVEINDYQTPNTSLDDGSLAANFFQTPNYLAQQIKDKGFDFVAISDVHIEPLGLYSSKVASVDEIPSGGEIILNSDPANTARGLKLLAQAGLIELDAAVEQPADTDITSNPKNLTFTTVDGAQVARSMQDADAAVINGNYAIEAGLVPSKDALELEKAENSPYVNQLVVRTEDKDNADLKKLAELLNREEVRSFIQETWTDGSVLPAF
- a CDS encoding glycerate kinase, whose translation is MSTTIPTRIVIAPSGFKESMSPEEVCQAVARGVRRVLPGAVVDELPLVDGGEGSAATMARATGGELVAARVTGPVGQPVASHLARLGGASTGTWLIEMAAAAGLRLVPADVRDPGATTTRGVGELITVALDAGAHRIIIGCGDSGTCDGGAGALVALGTRLLDAQGREVEPTGSNLARVDRIDTSGMDPRLASTEILVAGNMHNLLTGERGVARVFGPQKGATPEQVEALDAGLAHWAGLLAGAFPEQVGGRDLLTGPGTGASGGLGAGLAAGTGAQLLSRFEVFMDAERCGMDVDGLIAQADLVLTAEGAVDFQTPRGKIPAEVARRAKRAGRPVIALAGTIGRGAADVHAAGIDAVAGMIPAPMELGEAVARAEELLADATERTLRLVLLGAAMAA
- a CDS encoding SLC13 family permease, with protein sequence MTTLETLPLSLAPKEADQEPRARSIPWGRILSATVALALCAGIAVAHALSPEGPSLPASITLIVFVLAVWAWAFTRLDDTYVSLGAGTALVLSGSLSPKELFSSLGDDTIWLLVAAFVIAVGVTASGLTARAAAWLVTGTDRPRVLFHLITAAIVGTVFAAPSTSGRAALLLPVFVAIARALQARPQDSGRQRRARARLVHALSLVFPTVILLSAVGSFLGAGAHLVTAHIVAAAGSRDFSFASWLLLGLPLAALSSHLATELILALFTRRADMRQRISIAMEDLAAGSATPLTGPLTQVENRAALLLGTVVVLWCTESLHGIDPAIVALVGVLVTALPGYGAVSLKKALGKAPWSLLVFMAATLAMGDALVNTGAAQWVASTAFTALSISSPWPFMVAVVLLSTAAHLVIQSRSARSAVLVPIVVALAPAVGVDPAAAAFASTAAAGFCHTLPSSAKPVAMFASAEEVETFTPADLRRLSLILGPAMALLVLACSAWLWPALGLGW
- a CDS encoding sensor histidine kinase; amino-acid sequence: MSDRTTPAQAPTPRRADGSRIPARLRIVAWMLFVVALGLVTMVVSVRSTLMADIAQRANEEVTQEVTELQRFAATGLDPATSKPFTSTTSLVEVFLSRQHFAEHESVVVVNHSTGKAEQLSGENTPRLDLSLSDPLFTQMIQSPSGATEYGNGEIRWARVELQPEDPQQHLSFIAISFTGPHVTTLNSTIWLMAGIGAAVLVLTGLIGLLVSRQILRPLRALGEAARSITEQDLTHRLPVHGRDDIAALTSSFNGMLDRLEEAFTGQTQFITRAHSELAEPLSTMDAQLAAAPATAQAREQRATIAGLLGVLEDLHTLAQAERRDFVHPDQQVEVLELAGTLQADLEAQAPGRWRPQVLAAGTAALDAQRIRQAVSHLARNALQHGGTGPLRLRIAPTTDSYGRSGLEISVTDAGPGVRTEDVDWLFERFTQEEAGSRRRGAGLGLAIVRAIADAHDGTVFISSAPGQGATVGMRIPAGPAWSLRRHDDAAPAPSASVSSPLSPGGAS
- a CDS encoding DUF5979 domain-containing protein, producing MGLTARLRGVLDRHRFALVAFVGVMVVLLAVVIPARAQAVRTGDLQVSVRVTGAPAGLVRDYLLDYTCTDGQEGTVSARGSGAPTVVEGVFPMGTRCTVTADAEDLDLPGYVVEPRQGRSVAGSSVVIAGSAGGGPTAAVVEVDYRAACTGVLHEARTGGCAGR
- a CDS encoding SRPBCC family protein; the protein is MIRSIHERTINAPAQDLAPLLDGLGGEGDRLWPSERWVPMVLDRPLAVGADGGHGAIRYRVVEYEPGRRVRFLFHRTTGIAGIHELSVEALGERRCRVRHILLGRAHGVMRLLFPVLVAPLHDAVIEDLLDKAERAATGGVRRPTRHPAWIRAWSRFEGRDGARGQGA
- the upp gene encoding uracil phosphoribosyltransferase, translating into MRLHIADHPLIDHKLSVLRDSRTPSAVFRQLVDELVTLLAYEATRDVRTEEVEITTPVAVAQCRRLATPQPIVVPILRAGLGMLEGMTRLLPTAEVGFLGMKRDEDTLEVETYANRLPDDLSGRQCFVIDPMLATGHTLVAAIDYLLERGARDVTALCLIAAPEGVATLEAAVGQRANVTVVTAAVDERLNEHAYIVPGLGDAGDRLYGIVD
- a CDS encoding VOC family protein, yielding MAASTVTTTTSPGRPCWLELYTPDAEAAAAFYGGLLGWQVADADPGSGISTMVLLRDHLIASFEPQEGQQDDGGWLVTLLVDDVAAAVTQAEAAGGGVVIPCTEVGEDGTTTFAVVTDPGGAQVGMISDTDPAPAAPQEAGMPLWYEVLTDGLDAGVGFYETVFGWRTREVEPGQGLPYRVNDPGTGPLCGIGERSAFTGGAPAWRVYFGVEDLDSAAARVPALGGRALGEPQDSPYGRILPVADPHGANFMLVEM
- a CDS encoding helix-turn-helix transcriptional regulator, yielding MSAQPSDSLDSRRPRAPAPHEALALHATGFLRDHYREPITIHDLSDHLSYSPSHLTRSFTRVVGVSPIRYLASWRLHEAKRLLISEGLDVAEACYEVGYTSVGTFSRRFVRDVGLPPASLRRSADWLADTSLPPVSLLRPAATRVRVRVVVPPPLRIRLGEEPHQWVGTFPMPIPCGPPCTGALRRGVVEVCLPVVPGAPWLLVTLAPGGADVVEHLAPREPLVARPHRLSGQEEVVTMEVGPAQPWDHPMLVALPALWPG